A single window of Archangium gephyra DNA harbors:
- the trxA gene encoding thioredoxin: protein MSTDIIDLKDPDFRREVLEAEEPVLVDFTAQWCGPCRALKPALESLASEYKGRVKVTRIDVDDNLVTAQEYGIRSMPTLLFFKQGKVVGQIVGAVPKAKLASAFQQVL from the coding sequence ATGAGCACGGACATCATCGACCTGAAGGACCCGGACTTCCGCCGCGAGGTGTTGGAGGCGGAGGAGCCGGTGCTGGTGGACTTCACGGCGCAGTGGTGTGGACCGTGCCGCGCCCTCAAGCCGGCGCTGGAGTCGCTCGCCTCCGAGTACAAGGGCCGGGTGAAGGTGACGCGGATCGACGTGGACGACAACCTGGTGACGGCGCAGGAGTACGGCATCCGCTCGATGCCCACCCTGCTCTTCTTCAAGCAGGGCAAGGTGGTGGGCCAGATTGTCGGCGCCGTTCCGAAGGCGAAGCTGGCGAGCGCGTTCCAGCAGGTGCTCTGA
- a CDS encoding LysR family transcriptional regulator: protein MSPTPPLLDDMLVFAEVVSAGGITAAAARLGLRKSTVSRRLAALEERLGTRLLERNTRRLRLTESGREYHAHCARLVAEARAVNRAVSESRGTPRGTLRVATFSLLGELLTPVLSEFLLRHPQVRVQLSLAQAHVDLIAEEYDLALRTGPLMDSSMVAKQLGHLRTGYYASPAYLSRRGTPRSPEALEGHECVLIAEPGTDEVWFFTGPRGARTVPVSGRLQVPSVRAGHAAARAGLGLVRLPTVLVADDVRTGVLVPVLEAVTPPGQPLYAVYPSSRQLPSKVRAFLDMLAERRAALPWEESAAPSGPPKPASRGRSS from the coding sequence ATGTCCCCGACTCCTCCGTTGCTCGATGACATGCTCGTGTTCGCCGAGGTGGTGAGCGCGGGAGGCATCACCGCGGCGGCGGCGCGGCTGGGGCTGCGCAAGTCCACGGTGAGCCGCAGGCTGGCGGCGCTGGAGGAGCGGCTGGGGACACGGCTGCTCGAGCGCAACACGCGGCGGCTGCGGCTCACCGAATCGGGGCGCGAGTACCACGCCCACTGCGCGCGGCTCGTCGCGGAGGCGCGGGCGGTGAACCGGGCGGTGAGCGAGTCGCGGGGCACTCCCCGGGGCACGCTGCGGGTGGCCACGTTCTCGCTGCTGGGCGAGCTGCTCACCCCGGTGCTCTCCGAGTTCCTCCTGCGCCACCCGCAGGTGCGCGTGCAGCTGTCGCTCGCCCAGGCGCACGTGGACCTCATCGCCGAGGAGTACGACCTGGCGCTGCGCACCGGGCCGCTGATGGACTCGTCCATGGTGGCGAAGCAACTCGGACACCTGCGCACCGGGTATTACGCGAGCCCGGCCTACCTCAGCCGGCGCGGCACGCCGCGGTCACCGGAGGCACTCGAGGGCCATGAGTGCGTGCTGATCGCCGAGCCGGGCACGGACGAGGTGTGGTTCTTCACGGGCCCGCGAGGCGCGCGCACGGTGCCGGTGAGTGGACGGCTGCAGGTGCCGAGCGTACGGGCCGGACATGCGGCGGCGCGAGCGGGACTGGGCCTGGTGCGCCTGCCCACGGTGCTCGTCGCGGACGACGTGCGCACGGGCGTGCTCGTCCCGGTGCTGGAGGCGGTGACGCCGCCGGGCCAGCCCCTCTACGCCGTCTACCCGAGCAGCCGGCAGCTGCCTTCCAAGGTGCGCGCCTTCCTCGACATGCTCGCCGAGCGCCGCGCCGCGCTTCCCTGGGAGGAGAGCGCCGCACCGTCAGGCCCTCCGAAGCCAGCCTCCCGGGGGCGCTCTTCCTGA
- a CDS encoding MBL fold metallo-hydrolase: MKSSKKRGALARVALWTGLVGGVALAAIAADAWPALGKTARGERRAKMERSAQWLEGHFENPQPLYNDWWGSVKAMFAASPYVGPSEPLPTVPGDHRRFETPPATGLRVTWLGHSSTLIELDGHRVLTDPVWSERASPLSWVGPKRWYAPPIALAELPPIDAVVISHDHYDHLDYSTLVAMKDWNTTFIVPLGVGAHLASWGVPESRIVELDWWERTRVRELEVVATPARHASGRTVLDKDATLWAGFALLGPKHRAYYSGDTGLFPAMKDIGARLGPFDVTMIEVGQYHSAWPDWHIGPEQAVLAHRMVQGRVLLPVHWGLFTLAVHGWTEPIERVLTAASQAGDTVVVPRPGQPIEPEAPPTRERWWPELPWETAAQHPIVSTRVD, encoded by the coding sequence ATGAAGAGCAGCAAGAAGCGTGGGGCCCTGGCACGCGTGGCCCTTTGGACGGGACTGGTGGGAGGGGTCGCGCTCGCCGCCATCGCCGCCGACGCGTGGCCCGCGCTGGGGAAGACGGCCCGGGGAGAGCGGCGCGCGAAGATGGAGCGCTCGGCGCAGTGGCTGGAGGGCCACTTCGAGAACCCGCAGCCGCTCTACAACGACTGGTGGGGCTCGGTGAAGGCCATGTTCGCCGCGAGCCCGTACGTGGGCCCCTCGGAGCCGCTGCCCACGGTGCCCGGCGATCACCGCCGCTTCGAGACGCCCCCGGCCACCGGCCTGCGCGTCACGTGGCTCGGCCACTCCTCGACGCTCATCGAGCTGGACGGCCACCGTGTCCTCACCGACCCCGTCTGGAGCGAGCGCGCCTCGCCCCTGAGCTGGGTGGGGCCCAAGCGCTGGTACGCGCCCCCCATCGCGCTCGCGGAGCTGCCGCCCATCGACGCGGTCGTCATCTCCCATGACCACTATGACCACCTCGACTACTCGACCCTGGTGGCGATGAAGGACTGGAACACCACCTTCATCGTGCCGCTGGGCGTGGGCGCGCACCTGGCCTCGTGGGGCGTGCCCGAGTCGCGCATCGTCGAGCTCGACTGGTGGGAGCGCACACGGGTGCGCGAGCTGGAGGTGGTGGCCACGCCCGCGCGTCACGCGTCGGGGCGCACGGTGCTCGACAAGGACGCGACGCTGTGGGCGGGCTTCGCGCTGCTGGGCCCCAAGCACCGCGCGTACTACTCGGGTGACACGGGGCTGTTCCCCGCGATGAAGGACATTGGCGCGCGCCTGGGGCCCTTCGACGTGACGATGATCGAAGTGGGCCAGTACCACAGCGCGTGGCCGGACTGGCACATCGGCCCCGAGCAGGCGGTGCTCGCGCACCGGATGGTCCAGGGCCGCGTCCTGCTGCCGGTGCACTGGGGGCTCTTCACGCTCGCGGTCCACGGCTGGACGGAGCCCATCGAGCGCGTGCTCACGGCGGCCTCCCAGGCGGGGGACACGGTCGTCGTGCCCCGGCCCGGTCAGCCCATCGAGCCCGAGGCTCCGCCCACGCGCGAGCGCTGGTGGCCGGAGCTGCCCTGGGAGACGGCGGCGCAGCACCCCATCGTCTCCACCCGGGTGGACTGA